In one Brassica oleracea var. oleracea cultivar TO1000 chromosome C9, BOL, whole genome shotgun sequence genomic region, the following are encoded:
- the LOC106319482 gene encoding mitogen-activated protein kinase 7 — protein sequence MAMLVEPPNGIKQQGKHYYSMWQTLFEIDTKYVPIKPIGRGAYGVVCSSINRETNEKVAIKKIHNVFENRVDALRTLRELKLLRHVRHDNVIALKDVMLPTNKSSFKDVYLVYELMDTDLHQIIKSSQSLSDDHCKYFLFQLLRGLKYLHSANILHRDLKPGNLLVNANCDLKICDFGLARTSQGNEQFMTEYVVTRWYRAPELLLCCDNYGTSIDVWSVGCIFAEILGRKPIFPGTECLNQLKLIINVVGSQQESDIRFIDNPKARRFIKSLPFSRGTHLSNLYPQANPLAIDLLQRMLVFDPTKRISVTDALSHPYMAGLFDSGSNPPAHVPISLDIDENMEERMIREMMWDEMLYYHPGAETANP from the exons ATGGCGATGTTAGTTGAGCCACCAAATGGGATCAAACAGCAAGGGAAACATTACTACTCCATGTGGCAAACACTGTTCGAAATCGACACTAAGTATGTTCCCATCAAACCCATCGGAAGAGGAGCTTACGGTGTGGTTTGTTCTTCCATCAACCGCGAGACCAACGAGAAGGTCGCCATCAAAAAGATTCACAATGTGTTCGAGAATCGCGTTGACGCGTTGAGGACGCTGAGAGAGCTCAAGCTTCTTAGGCACGTGAGGCATGATAACGTGATCGCGCTTAAAGACGTTATGCTGCCTACGAATAAATCGAGTTTCAAAGATGTTTACTTGGTTTACGAGCTGATGGATACTGATCTTCATCAGATCATCAAATCATCTCAGTCTCTTTCTGATGATCACTGCAAATACTTCTTGTTCCAG TTGCTAAGAGGATTGAAGTATCTTCACTCTGCAAACATCCTTCACCGAGATTTGAAGCCAGGGAACCTCTTAGTCAACGCTAACTGCGATCTAAAGATATGCGACTTCGGGTTAGCTAGAACGAGCCAGGGAAATGAACAGTTCATGACCGAGTATGTGGTCACGCGTTGGTACAGAGCACCTGAGCTTCTTCTCTGCTGTGACAACTACGGAACCTCAATTGATGTCTGGTCGGTTGGATGCATATTCGCGGAGATTCTTGGTCGAAAACCGATATTCCCGGGGACGGAATGTCTCAACCAGCTTAAGCTCATCATCAACGTCGTTGGTAGCCAGCAAGAGTCTGATATTCGGTTTATAGACAACCCGAAAGCTCGAAGATTCATTAAGTCTCTTCCTTTCTCGAGGGGTACGCATCTCTCCAATCTCTACCCTCAAGCCAATCCTCTGGCTATTGATTTGCTGCAGAGGATGCTAGTGTTTGATCCGACCAAGAGAATCTCTGTAACCGATGCACTCTCGCACCCGTACATGGCGGGACTGTTTGACTCTGGCTCTAATCCACCCGCGCATGTCCCAATCTCTCTGGACATAGATGAGAACATGGAGGAACGGATGATCAGAGAGATGATGTGGGACGAGATGCTTTATTACCACCCTGGAGCAGAAACTGCAAACCCCTAA